The window TCGCGATCGGCCTCAACCGCCGCGAGCGCGGCGCGCTCGGCGACCGGCACGGTCGGGGCCATGTCGGACCAGCCCATATGCGCGCCGAAGATGTGGCTGGTCGCGAGCAGGCCGAGTGCCTTGCCATAGGCGGGATCGAGCGCGACGGCCTTTTCGAGCAGTCCCTGCGCGGCCGCATTGTCCTCGCGGGTGATGCGCCAGTAATGCGACAATGCGCGCATCACGAGGTCCCAGGCATCCAGACTTCCCGGCGGCTTCTGCTGGGCGCGAAAACTCTCGGCGGTATAGAGCTGCGGCTCGATCGCGGCGACGATCGCTTCGGTGATCTCGTCCTGCACCGCGAAGATGTCGGCAAGCTCGCGGTCGTATCGTTCGGCCCAGAGATGGCTGCCGGTCGAGACGTCGTTGAGCTGCGCGGAGATGCGCACGCGATCGCCGCTCCGCCGCACGCTGCCTTCGAGCACGTAGCGCACGCCGAGCTCGCGCGCGACCTCGTTCATGTGCACCGCGCGGCCCTTGTAGACGAAGGAGGAGTTGCGCGCGATGACGAAGAACCAGCGCAGCTTCGACAGCGCGGTGATGATGTCCTCGCTGATTCCGTCCGAGAAATAATCCTGCTCCCGGTCGCCGCTCATGTTGGTGAAGGGCAGCACCGCGATCGCGGGGCGGTCCGGCAGCGGCAGCGGGGCCTGCAGAAGCTTGGCTCCGAAGTCGGATTCCGGCGCGGCCGCTCCGCGCTTGGTCTCGACGTCGCCGACGAAACGAAAACCCTTGCGAGAGATGGTTCGGATCAGCGCCTGGCTCGCGCCGCTATCTCCGACCGCCTTGCG of the Bradyrhizobium sp. WSM1417 genome contains:
- a CDS encoding winged helix-turn-helix domain-containing protein; translated protein: MQFLFRDHLLDTDLRELSREQVPVAVEPQVFDLVVHLMENRDRVVSKDELIDKIWHGRSVSESTLTSRINAARKAVGDSGASQALIRTISRKGFRFVGDVETKRGAAAPESDFGAKLLQAPLPLPDRPAIAVLPFTNMSGDREQDYFSDGISEDIITALSKLRWFFVIARNSSFVYKGRAVHMNEVARELGVRYVLEGSVRRSGDRVRISAQLNDVSTGSHLWAERYDRELADIFAVQDEITEAIVAAIEPQLYTAESFRAQQKPPGSLDAWDLVMRALSHYWRITREDNAAAQGLLEKAVALDPAYGKALGLLATSHIFGAHMGWSDMAPTVPVAERAALAAVEADREDAWAHHGLAYTYLFRRRFDDALAEFELALNLNPNFAMAHAFYGVTLCYAGRWQNGDVAARRALRLSPRDPLAAIYCGVAAYARFIGRDYEGAAQMARESMRQRADFVGAHRVLTAAAGMSGDPARAASALEGLRRAQPGISLAWITRELPMLRDEDREHYLEGLRRAGMT